A window of the Streptomyces albireticuli genome harbors these coding sequences:
- a CDS encoding non-ribosomal peptide synthetase codes for MTGLSAASAALDQDLAAMAELSRRIARQLGTPEVTDAPETSANPAAPAAPESTDGAGAAASQEAQPQRSHGPRVSVARSSGMVRGASPRSQQDHLDDLVRRYTAKSPTSKSIAQRYRRVLADSRAVVGFRSGTKEMLYPIAGRRAGGSRLEDVDGNAYVDITMGFGVLLFGHEPAFVSEAVREHLSRGVQLGPRTIETGESAELLAGLTGMERVAFANSGTEANSGAIRLARAATGRDKMVIFNGAYHGHADTVLGRASGAGAGRPTVPVSSGIPHSAVADLLVLDYGSQDSLDTIERLAGEIAVVVVEPVQSRHPSLQPVAFVRALRELTRRHGIVLMFDEMLTGFRPAARGAQELYGVTPDLATYGKLLGGGFPIGAIAGRADIMDGVDGGYWSYGDDSYPPADTTFFGGTYIQHPVSMVAARAVLTHLKEHSPTLQRRLNARTDELAATLNAFFEAEEYPLRMSHFGSQFRFDHRADMELLYHHLMLRGVHVWEWRNFFLSTAHSDGDIEFIADAVKDSLRELRGAGFFPGGPAIPPRPSPAPLPEAGPAPQARAAALAPAVSAAPAVSAAPAVSAAPAVSAAPAVSAAPAVSAAPAVSAAPAVSAAPAVSAAPAVSAAPAVSAAPAVSAAPAVSAAPAVSAAPAVSAAPAVSAAPAVSAAPAVSAAPAVSAAPAVSAVVPSMALNAAAARPVVPAPAGPPVARAARRVTDFSIYFFGDYPQDDDAPRQGKYELLMETARFADRHGFHALWMPERHFHSFGGLFPNPAVLAAALSRETERIRLNAGSVVLPLHDPVRVAEEWSMVDNLSGGRIGIGVASGWHAHDFVFFPERFGRHRELMYEQLEDVRRLWHGEALTRTTGDGEAGVKLFPRPVQDTPPMYTAVVGNPASYELAARHGLGIVTNLMTQSVEQLRDNVALYRRTRAAHGLDPAAGRVAVLLHTYLAADHDTARAEAYEPLSRYMRASLSLFGGVANSLGHNVDLAALSEDDLDTLFRRAYDRYCDQRALIGSVDSVSAVVDAVTEAGADEIVSLVDFGVTPDALRSGLVHADALRRRHQEERPPAAKDAPLSPGQERIWFLERMLPGRTAYNETKAVRLDGPLDVPALRAALRGLVARHEGLRTVFRETGGEPRQLVLPPGEPDFEVVDGTDSGEALRTVLDAESARLFDLAEGPLFVTRLVREGEDRHVLVLSLHHIVVDAASATVLARDLSDLYRAGRDGTPAALPAPAWTYADYAREQHGQATADAAAGDGHGPDLAYWLDALGGGLPDLELPTDRPRPAAMTSHGRAVFRTLDPGLSARLRDLARGHRATLFMTLLTGYAAMLHRVTGQEDLVIGTPMSNRPERAEDVLGFFVNTLALRLDLSGDPAFGTLLERVRTVALDAYDHAAVPFETVVRALAPRRVTDRTPVFQTLAEFQRDEPFRFELPGVTATPLDAGPDKALTDLTVYFTDQPQGIRCHLEYNTDLFDPETVDRFFATFRDILEAAADAPTTPLSRLAAPVADGDPVPAAWQRGPVRPPAADPAGTTLHELVARQAAAAPDRTAVVSGATVLTYRELEERAERLAAVIRERSGAPGTDGTVALWLPRSADLVVAMLAVLKSGRAYVPLDPALGRPRAEAVLAECGARTLISTRAAAAELDLPDGLAVVTPEDTPDDTPAGSAGTPAGTGAGSLAYVVHTSGSTGRPKGVAVPHSAVVDLCHWHHRRFGTTPDDRFAVVCGQSFDAAVLEVWPALTAGASVTVADESVRKDPLALARWYAAQGVTLSILPTALGEAVLELPAGVQPPLRHLLTGGDVLRTRPRPEAPYETVNVYGPTEVTVLCTVETVLPGPDDEEIGIGRPVDNVRLRVLDASGAPVPVATVGELYVGGPGVARGYLGRPAETAESFLPDPEGGPDDRLYRTGDLVRWAPDGGLRFHGRTDDQVKIRGFRVEPEEVSRALNALDGVREAVVLARRDGRGEAFLAAFAVPADPVGETAADRQAFADLMADELATRLPEYLVPRAWSVLPGLPLTGNGKLDRAALPQARLVTKATTAGKEATVRAAAEAVPAAPPAAPPAAPGIGRRLRELWADQFGTDPEALDPDASFFDLGGHSITAIRLINRVRDAFGTDYPMVAFYQEPTLRAMTDRLTAEADGAAGGAEGGDAVEGRAPATSQQIRFVAAHRAHALPQVFNVALRITLSGTLDAAALRTALTRLVERHESLRTRYVQEDGEWYQEVLPARPVDLPVEEARGDEAVRIATELANTPFDLEGGTTAPVLRLLRTGDADWALLVVLHHSMCDGWAVSLLLKEIAALYRAAVTGTPDGLPTPPQPSAFARWQREHTPATSAEARLEHWTRELDGAVFRHTLPLDRPRPDTLSGHGGAVMFTVPARVREAVEALARRRGTTPYAVTAAALGLLFSRKAGQPEAVLSVPYAGRDRREFEQLVSCTTAAFVLRVRAAEAASFGDLVDQVARASVRAVEHVVPPRDLAPALRERLGVEMPAPLPLGFAYQNSLEAEIELPGLTASVEDLAPAASRTELSLGLVPAGDMYTGYVEYAADLWDHATVEGWVRDYAALLEEETGRALRD; via the coding sequence GTGACCGGGCTCAGCGCCGCCTCCGCGGCCCTCGACCAGGACTTGGCCGCCATGGCCGAGCTCTCGCGGCGCATCGCGCGCCAGCTGGGCACGCCGGAGGTCACCGACGCCCCGGAGACCTCTGCGAACCCGGCGGCCCCCGCGGCCCCGGAGAGCACGGACGGTGCCGGAGCCGCCGCCTCCCAGGAGGCGCAGCCGCAGCGCTCGCACGGCCCCCGGGTGAGCGTCGCGCGCTCCTCCGGCATGGTCCGCGGCGCCTCGCCGAGGTCCCAGCAGGACCACCTCGACGACCTCGTCCGCCGCTACACGGCCAAGTCCCCGACGTCCAAGAGCATCGCCCAGCGCTACCGCCGGGTGCTCGCCGACAGCCGGGCCGTCGTGGGCTTCCGCAGCGGGACCAAGGAGATGCTGTACCCCATCGCGGGCCGCCGGGCGGGCGGCTCGCGCCTGGAGGACGTCGACGGCAACGCGTACGTCGACATCACCATGGGCTTCGGCGTGCTCCTCTTCGGCCACGAGCCGGCCTTCGTGAGCGAGGCGGTCCGCGAGCACCTGTCGCGCGGCGTCCAGCTCGGCCCCCGCACGATCGAGACGGGCGAGTCCGCCGAGCTGCTCGCCGGGCTGACCGGCATGGAGCGGGTGGCCTTCGCCAACTCGGGCACCGAGGCGAACTCCGGCGCGATCCGGCTGGCCCGCGCCGCCACCGGCCGCGACAAGATGGTCATCTTCAACGGCGCGTACCACGGCCACGCCGACACCGTCCTCGGGCGCGCGTCGGGCGCCGGGGCGGGCCGGCCCACCGTGCCCGTATCCAGCGGCATCCCGCACAGCGCCGTCGCCGACCTGCTGGTCCTCGACTACGGCAGCCAGGACTCGCTGGACACGATCGAGCGGCTCGCCGGTGAGATCGCCGTGGTCGTCGTCGAGCCCGTGCAGAGCCGGCACCCGTCCCTCCAGCCGGTCGCGTTCGTCCGCGCGCTGCGGGAGCTGACACGGCGCCACGGCATCGTCCTGATGTTCGACGAGATGCTGACGGGCTTCCGGCCGGCCGCGCGCGGCGCCCAGGAGCTGTACGGCGTGACGCCCGACCTCGCCACCTACGGCAAGCTGCTGGGCGGCGGCTTCCCGATCGGCGCCATCGCGGGCCGGGCGGACATCATGGACGGCGTCGACGGCGGCTACTGGTCGTACGGCGACGACAGCTACCCGCCCGCCGACACGACCTTCTTCGGCGGCACGTACATCCAGCACCCGGTGTCGATGGTCGCGGCGCGGGCCGTGCTGACCCACCTCAAGGAGCACAGCCCCACGCTCCAGCGGCGCCTCAACGCCCGTACGGACGAACTGGCCGCCACGCTCAACGCCTTCTTCGAGGCCGAGGAGTACCCGCTGCGGATGAGCCACTTCGGCTCGCAGTTCCGCTTCGACCACCGCGCGGACATGGAGCTGCTCTACCACCACCTGATGCTGCGCGGCGTGCACGTCTGGGAGTGGCGCAACTTCTTCCTCTCGACCGCGCACTCCGACGGCGACATCGAGTTCATCGCGGACGCGGTCAAGGACTCCCTGCGCGAGCTGCGCGGCGCGGGCTTCTTCCCGGGCGGCCCGGCGATCCCCCCGAGGCCGTCCCCGGCACCGCTCCCGGAGGCCGGGCCGGCCCCGCAGGCACGAGCCGCGGCGCTCGCGCCTGCGGTGAGTGCCGCGCCTGCGGTGAGTGCCGCGCCTGCGGTGAGTGCCGCGCCTGCGGTGAGTGCCGCGCCTGCGGTGAGTGCCGCGCCTGCGGTGAGTGCCGCGCCTGCGGTGAGTGCCGCGCCTGCGGTGAGTGCCGCGCCTGCGGTGAGTGCCGCGCCTGCGGTGAGTGCCGCGCCTGCGGTGAGTGCCGCGCCTGCGGTGAGTGCCGCGCCTGCGGTGAGTGCCGCGCCTGCGGTGAGTGCCGCGCCTGCGGTGAGTGCCGCGCCTGCGGTGAGTGCCGCGCCTGCGGTGAGTGCCGCGCCTGCGGTGAGTGCCGCGCCTGCGGTGAGTGCCGCGCCTGCGGTGAGTGCCGTCGTCCCCTCCATGGCCCTCAACGCGGCCGCCGCCCGGCCCGTGGTCCCGGCCCCCGCCGGCCCCCCGGTGGCGCGGGCCGCCCGTCGCGTCACCGACTTCAGCATCTACTTCTTCGGCGACTACCCCCAGGACGACGACGCCCCCCGCCAGGGCAAGTACGAACTCCTGATGGAGACCGCCCGCTTCGCCGACCGGCACGGGTTCCACGCGCTGTGGATGCCCGAGCGGCACTTCCACTCCTTCGGCGGGCTGTTCCCCAACCCCGCCGTGCTCGCCGCCGCGCTGTCCCGCGAGACCGAGCGGATCCGGCTCAACGCCGGCTCCGTCGTCCTGCCGCTCCACGACCCCGTCCGCGTCGCGGAGGAGTGGTCGATGGTCGACAACCTCTCCGGCGGGCGCATCGGGATCGGCGTGGCCAGCGGCTGGCACGCGCACGACTTCGTCTTCTTCCCCGAGCGCTTCGGGCGCCACCGGGAGCTGATGTACGAGCAGCTGGAGGACGTCCGCCGGCTCTGGCACGGCGAGGCCCTCACCCGTACCACCGGCGACGGCGAGGCGGGCGTCAAGCTGTTCCCCCGGCCCGTGCAGGACACCCCGCCGATGTACACGGCGGTCGTCGGCAACCCCGCGTCGTACGAGCTCGCGGCCCGGCACGGCCTCGGCATCGTCACCAACCTGATGACGCAGAGCGTCGAACAGCTCCGCGACAACGTCGCGCTCTACCGCCGCACCCGCGCCGCCCACGGCCTCGACCCCGCCGCCGGCCGGGTCGCCGTCCTGCTGCACACCTACCTCGCCGCCGACCACGACACCGCGCGCGCCGAGGCCTACGAACCGCTGTCCCGCTACATGCGGGCGTCCCTGTCCCTCTTCGGCGGCGTCGCCAACAGCCTCGGCCACAACGTCGACCTGGCCGCCCTCAGCGAGGACGACCTCGACACCCTCTTCCGCCGCGCCTACGACCGCTACTGCGACCAGCGCGCCCTCATCGGCTCGGTGGACAGCGTCTCGGCCGTCGTCGACGCCGTCACCGAGGCCGGCGCCGACGAGATCGTGTCGCTCGTCGACTTCGGCGTGACCCCCGACGCGCTGCGCAGCGGCCTCGTGCACGCCGACGCGCTGCGCCGCCGTCACCAGGAGGAGCGGCCCCCGGCCGCGAAGGACGCCCCGCTCTCCCCGGGCCAGGAGCGCATCTGGTTCCTGGAGCGGATGCTCCCGGGCCGCACCGCCTACAACGAGACCAAGGCCGTCCGCCTCGACGGCCCGCTCGACGTGCCCGCCCTGCGCGCGGCCCTGCGCGGCCTCGTCGCCCGGCACGAGGGGCTGCGGACCGTCTTCCGGGAGACCGGCGGCGAGCCCCGGCAGCTCGTCCTGCCGCCGGGCGAACCGGACTTCGAGGTCGTCGACGGCACGGACTCCGGCGAGGCCCTGCGAACCGTCCTGGACGCCGAGAGCGCCCGCCTCTTCGACCTCGCCGAGGGGCCGCTGTTCGTCACCCGCCTGGTGCGCGAGGGCGAGGACCGGCACGTCCTGGTCCTGTCCCTGCACCACATCGTCGTCGACGCGGCCTCGGCCACGGTCCTGGCCCGCGACCTGTCGGACCTCTACCGCGCCGGGCGGGACGGCACCCCCGCCGCCCTGCCCGCCCCGGCCTGGACCTACGCTGACTACGCCCGTGAGCAGCACGGCCAGGCCACGGCGGACGCGGCGGCCGGGGACGGCCACGGCCCCGACCTCGCGTACTGGCTCGACGCGCTCGGCGGCGGGCTGCCCGACCTGGAGCTGCCCACCGACCGCCCGCGCCCCGCGGCGATGACCTCCCACGGACGGGCCGTCTTCCGCACCCTCGACCCCGGACTGTCCGCGCGCCTGCGCGACCTGGCCCGGGGCCACCGCGCCACCCTGTTCATGACCCTGCTCACCGGCTACGCGGCCATGCTGCACCGGGTCACCGGGCAGGAGGACCTCGTCATCGGCACCCCGATGTCGAACCGGCCGGAGCGGGCCGAGGACGTGCTCGGCTTCTTCGTCAACACCCTCGCCCTGCGCCTCGACCTCTCCGGCGACCCGGCGTTCGGCACCCTCCTGGAGCGCGTGCGGACCGTCGCCCTGGACGCCTACGACCACGCCGCCGTGCCCTTCGAGACGGTGGTGCGCGCCCTCGCCCCGCGCCGGGTGACCGACCGCACCCCGGTCTTCCAGACCCTCGCCGAGTTCCAGCGCGACGAACCGTTCCGCTTCGAGCTGCCGGGCGTCACGGCCACCCCGCTGGACGCGGGACCCGACAAGGCCCTCACGGACCTCACCGTCTACTTCACCGACCAGCCCCAGGGCATCCGCTGCCACCTGGAGTACAACACCGACCTGTTCGACCCGGAGACCGTCGACCGCTTCTTCGCGACCTTCCGGGACATCCTGGAGGCCGCCGCCGACGCCCCCACGACCCCGCTGTCCCGGCTCGCCGCACCGGTGGCCGACGGCGACCCCGTGCCCGCCGCCTGGCAGCGCGGCCCCGTCCGCCCGCCGGCCGCGGACCCGGCCGGCACCACCCTCCACGAACTCGTCGCCCGGCAGGCGGCGGCCGCCCCGGACCGCACCGCCGTGGTCTCCGGCGCCACCGTGCTGACCTACCGCGAGCTGGAGGAACGGGCCGAACGGCTCGCCGCCGTGATCCGGGAACGGTCCGGCGCCCCCGGCACCGACGGGACCGTCGCCCTGTGGCTGCCGCGCTCGGCCGACCTCGTCGTGGCCATGCTCGCCGTCCTGAAGTCCGGCCGCGCCTACGTCCCGCTGGACCCGGCGCTCGGCCGCCCGCGCGCCGAGGCCGTCCTCGCCGAGTGCGGCGCCCGGACCCTGATCAGCACCCGGGCCGCGGCGGCGGAGCTCGACCTGCCCGACGGGCTGGCCGTGGTGACCCCCGAGGACACTCCCGACGACACCCCGGCGGGCTCCGCCGGCACCCCGGCCGGCACCGGCGCCGGGTCCCTCGCCTACGTCGTCCACACCTCCGGCAGCACCGGCCGCCCCAAGGGCGTCGCCGTCCCCCACAGCGCCGTCGTGGACCTCTGCCACTGGCACCACCGGCGGTTCGGCACCACCCCGGACGACCGGTTCGCGGTCGTGTGCGGGCAGAGCTTCGACGCCGCCGTCCTGGAGGTCTGGCCCGCCCTGACCGCGGGCGCCTCCGTCACCGTCGCCGACGAGTCCGTACGCAAGGACCCGCTCGCCCTGGCCCGCTGGTACGCGGCACAGGGTGTCACCCTCTCCATCCTGCCGACCGCGCTCGGCGAGGCCGTGCTGGAGCTCCCGGCCGGCGTCCAGCCGCCGCTGCGCCACCTCCTGACGGGCGGTGACGTCCTGCGCACCCGGCCCCGGCCCGAGGCGCCGTACGAGACGGTCAACGTGTACGGGCCCACCGAGGTCACCGTGCTGTGCACCGTCGAAACCGTCCTCCCCGGCCCCGACGACGAGGAGATCGGCATCGGCCGGCCCGTCGACAACGTCCGGCTGCGGGTGCTGGACGCCTCCGGCGCACCGGTCCCCGTCGCGACCGTGGGCGAGCTGTACGTCGGCGGCCCCGGCGTGGCCCGCGGCTACCTCGGCAGGCCCGCCGAGACCGCGGAGAGCTTCCTCCCGGACCCCGAGGGCGGCCCGGACGACCGGCTCTACCGCACGGGCGACCTGGTGCGCTGGGCGCCGGACGGCGGCCTGCGCTTCCACGGCCGGACCGACGACCAGGTGAAGATCCGGGGCTTCCGGGTCGAGCCCGAGGAGGTCTCCCGCGCGCTCAACGCCCTCGACGGCGTCCGCGAGGCGGTCGTCCTGGCCCGCCGCGACGGCCGGGGTGAGGCCTTCCTCGCCGCCTTCGCCGTACCGGCGGACCCGGTGGGGGAGACCGCCGCCGACCGGCAGGCCTTCGCCGACCTCATGGCCGACGAACTGGCCACCCGGCTGCCGGAATACCTCGTACCGCGCGCCTGGTCGGTGCTCCCCGGCCTGCCCCTGACCGGCAACGGCAAGCTGGACCGCGCCGCCCTGCCGCAGGCGCGGCTCGTCACCAAGGCGACGACCGCCGGCAAGGAGGCCACCGTCCGGGCGGCCGCCGAGGCCGTTCCCGCCGCACCGCCCGCCGCACCGCCCGCCGCACCGGGCATCGGACGGCGGCTGCGCGAGCTCTGGGCCGATCAGTTCGGCACCGACCCCGAGGCCCTCGACCCCGACGCGTCGTTCTTCGACCTCGGCGGGCACTCCATCACCGCGATCCGGCTGATCAACCGGGTGCGGGACGCCTTCGGCACCGACTATCCGATGGTGGCCTTCTACCAGGAGCCCACCCTGCGGGCCATGACGGACCGGCTGACCGCCGAAGCGGACGGCGCGGCGGGCGGTGCGGAGGGCGGCGACGCCGTGGAGGGCCGGGCACCGGCCACCTCCCAGCAGATCCGCTTCGTCGCCGCGCACCGCGCCCACGCGCTGCCCCAGGTGTTCAACGTGGCCCTGCGGATCACCCTGTCCGGGACGCTGGACGCCGCCGCGCTGCGGACCGCCCTCACCCGGCTCGTCGAACGGCACGAGTCCCTGCGCACCCGCTACGTCCAGGAGGACGGCGAGTGGTACCAGGAGGTGCTCCCGGCCCGCCCGGTGGACCTCCCGGTCGAGGAGGCGCGCGGCGACGAGGCCGTACGCATCGCCACCGAGCTCGCCAACACCCCCTTCGACCTGGAGGGGGGCACCACCGCACCGGTCCTGCGCCTGCTGCGGACCGGGGACGCCGACTGGGCGCTGCTGGTCGTGCTGCACCACTCCATGTGCGACGGATGGGCCGTCAGCCTGCTGCTGAAGGAGATCGCCGCCCTCTACCGGGCCGCCGTCACCGGCACGCCCGACGGCCTCCCGACGCCGCCGCAGCCCTCCGCCTTCGCCCGGTGGCAGCGGGAGCACACGCCCGCGACGTCCGCCGAGGCCAGGCTGGAGCACTGGACGCGGGAGCTGGACGGCGCCGTCTTCCGGCACACGCTGCCGCTGGACCGGCCGCGCCCGGACACCCTCAGCGGGCACGGCGGAGCCGTCATGTTCACCGTCCCGGCCAGGGTGCGGGAAGCCGTGGAGGCACTCGCCAGGCGGCGCGGCACGACCCCGTACGCCGTTACCGCGGCCGCCCTCGGCCTGCTGTTCTCCCGGAAGGCCGGGCAGCCCGAGGCCGTGCTCAGCGTGCCCTACGCGGGCCGGGACCGGCGGGAGTTCGAGCAGCTGGTGTCCTGCACGACCGCGGCGTTCGTGCTGCGCGTCCGCGCCGCCGAGGCCGCGTCCTTCGGCGACCTCGTCGACCAGGTGGCCCGCGCGTCCGTCCGGGCGGTCGAGCACGTGGTGCCGCCCCGGGACCTGGCTCCGGCCCTGCGTGAACGCCTGGGCGTCGAGATGCCCGCCCCGCTGCCGCTCGGCTTCGCCTACCAGAACTCCCTGGAGGCGGAGATCGAGCTGCCGGGACTGACCGCGTCCGTGGAGGACCTCGCCCCCGCCGCCAGCCGCACGGAACTCAGCCTCGGGCTCGTCCCCGCCGGGGACATGTACACCGGTTACGTGGAGTACGCGGCCGACCTGTGGGACCACGCCACCGTCGAGGGCTGGGTCCGGGACTACGCCGCGCTGCTGGAGGAGGAGACCGGCCGGGCGCTGCGCGACTGA
- a CDS encoding acyltransferase produces MPKDQNTFPRDASAALAAWGRRAASRAVHRGWRWVQQAGAVTADRPGPYRFRRIGTGTRLAFPLGTVFGERWIELGDHCIIGEQVTLTAGMMPGLDLGPDPVLRLGNGVVLGRGSHVVTSAPVTFGDDVFCGPYVYVTSDNHSYDDPDQPIGRQWPRSAPVTIGSGSWLGTGAVILPGARLGRNVVVAAGSVVRGEVPDHAVVAGAPAKIVRRWDAEGGWVPPLRTPAPLPVPGGVTHEELLSVVDLPAEPGD; encoded by the coding sequence GTGCCCAAGGACCAGAACACGTTCCCCCGCGACGCCTCCGCCGCCCTCGCGGCCTGGGGGCGTCGCGCCGCCTCGCGGGCCGTGCACCGGGGCTGGCGGTGGGTCCAGCAGGCGGGCGCGGTGACCGCGGACCGCCCCGGCCCGTACCGCTTCCGCAGGATCGGCACCGGCACCCGGCTCGCCTTCCCGCTGGGCACGGTCTTCGGCGAGCGGTGGATCGAACTGGGCGACCACTGCATCATCGGCGAACAGGTCACCCTGACCGCCGGCATGATGCCGGGCCTCGACCTCGGCCCGGACCCCGTGCTGCGGCTCGGCAACGGCGTGGTCCTCGGCCGGGGCAGCCACGTGGTCACCTCCGCGCCGGTCACCTTCGGCGACGACGTCTTCTGCGGCCCCTACGTCTACGTCACCAGCGACAACCACTCCTACGACGACCCCGACCAGCCGATAGGCCGGCAGTGGCCGCGCAGCGCGCCCGTCACCATCGGCTCCGGGAGCTGGCTGGGCACCGGCGCGGTGATCCTGCCGGGCGCCCGGCTCGGCCGGAACGTCGTGGTCGCGGCCGGGTCGGTCGTCCGCGGCGAGGTCCCCGACCACGCGGTGGTCGCGGGCGCCCCGGCGAAGATCGTCCGCCGCTGGGACGCGGAGGGCGGCTGGGTGCCACCACTGCGGACGCCGGCCCCGCTGCCGGTTCCCGGCGGGGTGACGCACGAGGAACTGCTGTCGGTGGTCGACCTGCCGGCGGAGCCGGGGGACTGA
- a CDS encoding class I SAM-dependent methyltransferase, producing MTTHHTTHQAGHPTAHHAGPGPGHHCGHRTEDLDWAAIGDQLERSARVRTPFLEGAADWLAATADGEVRRVLDVGSGPGVASLVLARRFPRAGVVAVDAAPGLLARAAGLAAGEGLAGRVTTHRADLPDGLEPLGAADLIWAGQVVHHLGDQTAALAAIGRSLRPGGLLAVVEGGLGPRFLPRDIGMGRPGLQARLEAGMENVFAAMRAGLPGSVAVTEDWPALFTAAGLTPAGSRTFLVDAPAPLDDLGRGYAYDRLNRAREGLADVLPADDLEVLDRLLDEESEAGVRKRADVFCLEALTVHVGRRV from the coding sequence ATGACCACACACCACACCACGCACCAGGCCGGGCACCCCACCGCGCACCACGCGGGACCCGGCCCGGGACACCACTGCGGACACCGCACCGAGGACCTCGACTGGGCGGCCATCGGCGATCAGCTGGAGCGCTCGGCGCGGGTACGGACCCCCTTCCTGGAAGGGGCGGCCGACTGGCTGGCCGCCACCGCGGACGGCGAGGTCCGGCGCGTCCTCGACGTCGGCAGCGGGCCGGGCGTCGCCTCCCTCGTCCTCGCCCGCCGGTTCCCGCGGGCCGGCGTCGTCGCCGTCGACGCGGCGCCGGGGCTGCTCGCCCGGGCCGCCGGACTGGCCGCCGGCGAGGGCCTGGCCGGCCGGGTGACCACCCACCGCGCCGACCTGCCGGACGGGCTGGAGCCGCTCGGCGCGGCGGACCTGATCTGGGCCGGCCAGGTCGTCCACCACCTCGGCGACCAGACGGCCGCCCTGGCCGCGATCGGCCGCTCGCTGCGCCCCGGCGGGCTGCTGGCCGTCGTCGAGGGCGGCCTCGGCCCGCGCTTCCTGCCCCGGGACATCGGCATGGGCCGGCCGGGGCTCCAGGCCCGGCTGGAGGCGGGCATGGAGAACGTGTTCGCCGCGATGCGCGCCGGGCTGCCGGGCTCCGTCGCGGTGACGGAGGACTGGCCGGCCCTCTTCACCGCGGCCGGCCTCACCCCGGCCGGCAGCCGTACGTTCCTGGTGGACGCGCCCGCGCCGCTCGACGACCTCGGCCGCGGGTACGCGTACGACCGGCTGAACCGCGCGCGGGAGGGTCTCGCCGACGTGCTGCCGGCGGACGACCTGGAAGTCCTGGACCGGCTGCTGGACGAGGAGTCGGAGGCGGGTGTGCGGAAGCGCGCGGACGTGTTCTGCCTGGAGGCGCTGACGGTGCATGTGGGGCGGCGGGTCTGA
- a CDS encoding helix-turn-helix domain-containing protein, protein MAHPPEIAETLSEVGPRLRRLRTRRGVTLAALAETTGISKSTLSRLESGQRRPSLELLLPLARAHQVPLDELVGAPESGDPRVRLTPREVNGTTVVPLSSRPGPLQALKIVIPGDRCRPDPRVHEGYEWLYVLSGRLRLVLGDHDVTLGPGEAAEFDTRLPHWFGSAGGEPVEILSLLGRQGERMHVRARPRPGGDPGREPGRGGSRG, encoded by the coding sequence ATGGCACACCCACCCGAGATCGCCGAGACCCTGTCCGAGGTCGGCCCCCGGCTCCGCCGCCTCCGTACCCGGCGGGGCGTCACCCTGGCCGCGCTGGCCGAGACCACCGGCATCTCCAAGAGCACCCTGTCCCGCCTGGAGTCCGGGCAGCGCAGGCCGAGCCTCGAACTCCTGCTGCCCCTCGCCCGGGCGCACCAGGTGCCGCTCGACGAGCTGGTGGGTGCGCCGGAGTCCGGTGATCCGCGGGTCCGCCTCACGCCCCGGGAGGTGAACGGCACGACCGTGGTGCCGCTGAGCAGCCGGCCCGGCCCGCTCCAGGCCCTCAAGATCGTCATCCCGGGGGACCGGTGCCGGCCGGACCCGCGGGTCCACGAGGGCTACGAGTGGCTGTACGTCCTCTCCGGCCGGCTGCGTCTGGTGCTCGGCGACCACGACGTGACCCTGGGGCCGGGCGAGGCCGCCGAGTTCGACACCCGGCTGCCGCACTGGTTCGGCAGCGCGGGCGGGGAGCCCGTGGAGATCCTCAGTCTGCTGGGCCGCCAGGGCGAGCGGATGCACGTACGGGCCAGGCCCCGTCCTGGCGGGGATCCGGGCCGGGAGCCTGGCCGGGGAGGCTCCCGGGGCTGA
- a CDS encoding GNAT family N-acetyltransferase, with translation MITTRFARPEDAAEIVRLRRLMFAAMSGADSPGDWEDAARETARRQLSEAVPRLGAFVVDGDAAGPAHLAACAVGCVEERLPAPGHPAGLFGFVFTVCTDPRYRGRGMARATTEALLDWFAARGVTRVDLHATEDAEPLYRGLGFAEHSLALSLDVSRRAALSPGSLPGQAPGPDPRQDGAWPVRASARPGGPAD, from the coding sequence ATGATCACGACTCGATTCGCCCGGCCCGAGGACGCCGCCGAGATCGTCCGGCTGCGCCGCCTGATGTTCGCCGCCATGAGCGGCGCGGACTCCCCCGGCGACTGGGAGGACGCGGCGCGGGAGACCGCCCGCCGGCAGTTGTCGGAGGCGGTGCCCCGGCTGGGGGCGTTCGTCGTCGACGGGGACGCGGCCGGGCCGGCCCACCTCGCGGCGTGCGCCGTGGGGTGCGTCGAGGAGCGGCTGCCCGCGCCCGGGCACCCGGCCGGCCTGTTCGGATTCGTCTTCACCGTGTGCACCGACCCCCGCTACCGGGGCCGCGGCATGGCGCGGGCGACGACGGAGGCGCTGCTCGACTGGTTCGCCGCGCGGGGCGTGACCCGCGTGGACCTGCACGCGACCGAGGACGCCGAGCCCCTCTACCGCGGCCTCGGGTTCGCCGAGCACTCCCTCGCCCTGTCCCTCGACGTCTCCCGCCGGGCGGCGCTCAGCCCCGGGAGCCTCCCCGGCCAGGCTCCCGGCCCGGATCCCCGCCAGGACGGGGCCTGGCCCGTACGTGCATCCGCTCGCCCTGGCGGCCCAGCAGACTGA